A portion of the Meriones unguiculatus strain TT.TT164.6M chromosome 11, Bangor_MerUng_6.1, whole genome shotgun sequence genome contains these proteins:
- the Nhp2 gene encoding H/ACA ribonucleoprotein complex subunit 2: MTKVKAVPEESEAQAEGCSEERTYEELLVNLNPIAQPLASRRLTRKLYKCIKKAVKRKQIRRGVKEVQKFVNKGEKGIMVLAGDTLPIEVYCHLPVMCEDQNLPYVYIPSKTDLGAATGSKRPTCVIMVKPHEDYQEAYDKCLEEVQALPTPL, encoded by the exons ATGACCAAAGTGAAGGCCGTTCCCGAGGAGTCCGAGGCGCAGGCGGAGGGCTGCAGCGAGGAGCGCACGTACGAAGAGCTTCTGGTCAACCTGAACCCCATCGCACAGCCCCTGGCCTCCCGCCGCCTGACGCGCAAGCTCTACAAGTGTATCAAGAAGG CCGTGAAGCGGAAGCAGATCCGTCGCGGGGTGAAGGAGGTCCAGAAGTTCGTCAACAAGGGCGAGAAAGG GATCATGGTCTTGGCAGGAGACACGTTGCCAATTGAGGTGTATTGCCATCTTCCAGTTATGTGCGAGGACCAGAACCTGCCCTATGTCTATATCCCCTCCAAGACG GACTTGGGTGCAGCTACAGGCTCCAAGCGTCCCACTTGCGTGATCATGGTGAAGCCCCATGAGGACTATCAGGAGGCCTATGACAAGTGCCTGGAGGAGGTGCAGGCTCTGCCTACGCCTTTGTGA